The Ooceraea biroi isolate clonal line C1 chromosome 7, Obir_v5.4, whole genome shotgun sequence genomic sequence CGTaactttatttcatatatatcaAATCGAAGAGGCAAAACCTTCCAAGATGTATCACTTATGGAGAGATCTAATTGTGTAAAGGTCTAATCACACTAGCGATTGTCGATTGGATTGAGACTGCGATTGGCAATtgacaattatttaatcacaCTGATGATTGTAGTTAGCAATTATGACGTATTTTTCACAGCATGGATCAATAGCAATTCCTGGTCAGTAGAAAATGCCTGCTTTTTTGATGGCATTAtgttagaaaaaaagaaacacttTTAAGTACCGCTCGCATCTGTACATTTATCGTTTTCGCGTTCTTTTTCAAACGAATTCTCCCTCAGGGCTCCTGCACACAGAACGCGGCAACGCTGTGGCCAATCACCGTTTTGCTTttctgataaatatatttagtctAGGGAATTTCTGTTTCTAAACTTTTTGTCAAGTCTCATTCAAGCATAAAACTAGTCTTCATCTCTTCGCTCTTCCATCTTTCATTTCTTCATCGGCACCATCATGGTAAGGTTCTTTGTTCTTACTTACAAAAATCCAAGAAGATCTAAACATTTACTCAAACATCgtaaagttatataatatttaacacattattataatttttaaatattacctAAAATTACAGTTTATATTAAAACCACCGCGTTTCGTAAAgacaaaaaagttttatataatacacgtatacacgtgGCTTGTGCAACTTGAGTTGTTTCAATTACAatagttattattatgatGATTTAGTCCAAAAAGTTTATGGTTTTCAACTGAATACCCATGAGGAAAGTATTCTAGGGCGgtctgatatttttttaacgaaaacAATTATCGCAAAAATATTTGCCACGTCTTCACATTTTTCCGTTCTATCGCCTTACAGTCGCACAGGAAATTTAGTGCCCCTCGACATGGCTCGATGGGATTCTACCCGAAGAAGAGGTCCCAAAGACATCGTGGAAAGGTAAAGGCTTTTCCAAAGGATGATCCCAGCAAACCTGTGCATCTAACAGCTTTTGTTGGCTACAAAGCTGGGATGACTCATGTACTGAGAGAAGTGGATCGTCCTGGTTCAAGTAAttacaagaaaaaatttcatatagTATATAGCACACACTTAGCTTGGTATGActcaacaaaattttaatattataaatttgtgaaaaactgctttaaatttttctcttatatttTGCTTAGTATTTTACAAACGATAAGCCTGCGACATGTTAATTTATGTGTTGATTAACGCAGCAATGCGTTGATTCACCTAGATTGCAGTGTGAGAGTTGTCTTTAGTACAATATGTTCTCAATACTGCCATGTCGAAGAATAACACTGTGCGCTGCTCAAGCGGAATGCACGGTGGCAAGGTATATTCCATAAGCTTGTTGGAGCCCATTGGGCAGTGACCACTGAGACAAACCATACCTAGTACAGTTTCTTACTGAAATAGAGTATCATAACcttttattttacaacttagattctaaatattaattatttacttgcAGAGGTAAATAAGAAGGAGATCGTAGAGGCAGTTACTATCCTTGAGGCACCACCAATGATCGTGGTTGGCCTTGTTGGATATATTGAAACGCCACATGGATTAAGAGCACTTGCTACCGTCTGGGCAGAACATCTGTCGGAGGATTGTCGCAGACGTTTCTACAAGAACTGGTGAGTACCAATTGCTTTAATGTTTGTATGATTAATATGTAGTATGATTAAAAATGATCAAATGTGAGATTAATAGAGtagttttattttgataagCAAAGTATGTTCCATAAACTTTGGAATTTATTGGGCAATAATCTTGGACAAAATATGTCTagtatagttttattttttataaaaaaaagtacattagtttttatatatatatatatatatacacacacatacacatggcattaaaaataataatactttagcTCTCCGCTCACACGATGAGAGTAATTTTTTGGATACAGCCATTAAAGCTGCGAGTTTTAACACGGTTAGTCCAAAAAATGTGTTCAGTCTCCACTCATTACGATGAGACTGACACGTTACAGGAATGCATAGGTGGCATCACTATGACGCGCAAGCACAACAGGCATTGCAATTGATTTTCTACAGGTACAAGAGCAAGAAGAAGGCCTTTACAAAAGCATCGAAGAAATGGCAAGACGACCTTGGCCGTAAATCTATTGAGGCGGACCTAAAAAAGATCAAGAAGTACTGCACCGTCGTTCGCATTATCGCTCATACTCAGGTAACGAaacattgaattatatttaaataaacaaaaacgTCAAACTTACGACATGTTAATCTGGGTGTTGATCAATGTAGTTTTACGTTGATCCACCTGGATTGCAGTGTAAGAGTTGtctttaatacaatatattctcAATACTGCCATGTCGAAGAATAACACTGTGCGCTGCTCAAGCAGAATGCACGGTGGCAAGGTATATTCCATAAGCTCGTTGGAGTCCATTGGACATTGACCATAGAGACAAACCATGCCTAGTACAGTTTTCCACTCATTGTCAGTCAAGCACAGTATCGTTTGATTTTTGGAACGAATCGGCGATACaactcgaaaataaaattaaatacatgcTGCATCACATATTACTATTAGAAGATGTGTAATTGTGTAATGTAAATCACAAAGAGTTTTATCCATTTGCCCATTAGATGAAGCTGTTGAGGCAGCGTCAGAAGAAAGCGCACATTATGGAGATCCAGTTGAACGGTGGTACTATCGAAGACAAGGTGCAGTGGGCGCGCGAACACCTGGAGAAACCCGTGCCTGTTAATAATGTGTTCACAGCCGACGAAATGATTGACGTGATTGGCGTGACCAAGGGCAAGGGTTACAAaggtaatttattattttgtatattcgtGTGTGCTGCCCATTTTCCCTTTTGCCCTAAAAATCGCCgtgctctccctttctccccaCACGACAACCCTGCATTTAGAAAACTTCTCTAGGACTGTGTGATGAACAAAGCATGACGTGCTTATCTGATTATCTTGAGGATAAAACCATGCTGCCTTCCTACTGACGAAGTCCTTAACCAAAGAAGAGTGATTAACTGTGGATGAAATTTATCTCCCTCTATCCAGCAAACGAGCGTAATTCTTAAAACATTGACATCCTTCCTGCTTGTTAGGTGTTACATCCAGATGGCATACCAAGAAATTGCCACGCAAAACACACAAAGGTTTGAGGAAGGTCGCCTGTATCGGCGCGTGGCATCCCAGCCGCGTATCATTCACTGTTGCACGTGCTGGTCAGAAGGGATATCACCATCGTACCGAGATGAATAAGAAAATCTACAGAATTGGACAGGGTATCCACACCAAAGACGGCAAAGTAATtgtcacattaaaaatatctattaaattaaaacacaAATATATCTATTCTTTAATCATGATTATTTAACAAGATTGATACTTATTCTATTTCTGTATATCTAGATCGTGAAAAACAACGCTTCGACGGAGTACGATCTTACCGAAAAGACTATCACACCTCTGGGTGGCTTCCCACATTACGGTGAAGTGAACAACGACTTCGTCATGATCAAGGGATGCTGCATGGGTTCGAAGAAACGTGTAATTACTCTCAGAAAGGTAAGAACCGGGACATTGATGAACAATCATACATATCGTGTTTCCATGATGAATTTCTATAGAGCctaaatgttataatatactCTGATTACgatgataattaaatgataGGACTGACCAAGCACTTCactaattaacatttattcgtCTGCATTTAtacgtaatattaaaacattaaaatgtgTTTTGCAGTCTTTGTTGGTGCACACGAAGAGATCCGCATTGGAGAAGATCAACCTCAAGTTTATCGATACCAGTTCCAAATTCGGACACGGTCGCTTCCAGACCGCCGCCGATAAGGCCTCCTTCATGGGACAACTCAAAAAGGATCGCCTGCGTGAGGATCAAGCACAAGCTAGCAGTTCGGCACCGAATACTGCAGCCGCGCAGTAAATTTGTCTATTCTGTACTGCACATTATCAAAAAGATGATAATGGAGAAATATAAttcacaaaatataaaacgaatttttttgtACCCCCTCTCTCACAAAACGAAAATTTAGaatattaagatttttatttcagttaaATTAACGTTTGTATATACGacgtgttatatatatatatataaatatgctcTGGTTATTGGTTTGCACTGCTAGCTATTTAGCGCCAAGGATAGCATCCTTTATAACAAGTTTCCCGCGTAACCAATCGGAAGCGTAACAGAAAACGTACAACACTTCTGATTGGTTACgagtattaattttaatataattggttCTTGCCTTTAGAGCCTCGCTGGATCTAAATGCAGAAACCAATCATAATGAAGAATCACTTAGCGCTCGCCGATCTGTTTTGTCTTCTGAACGCAACCACTTTTCGCACTTTTCGCATTCGGAAATTGAAATACACGTATATCTGCActcatgaaagaaaaagaaggagaaagcgAAGCGTAGAAAGTGCATCTGCCAGCGCATCTCTATATTTGGGTGATGCGTGCCCACGCTTGAAAGAAACGAACAGGTAAAGcaccttttctctctctatacTTGTGTAACGGTATTTTCGCGGGCTTTCAACAAGACACGCGACGATATCGGTGTCACGCTTGTACACGAGTGAAATTTAGTGATGTTCGTCAATTGATTGATCCAATAGCATccgataaaattgaaattgtaaaaagtaCCTGTACAGTTGCTGATACCGTTTTACCTTGAAGACAGCAAAATTTTCCTATTTGACGCGTCTGCATGAAGAAGGACTGTGGATGTTGCGCagttttgaattaatttaagcACATTCTTTGCAAAGTATTCAGTGTGAGTGGAAACATCAGCGTTCTATTCCTCAAAGAAATTCTTCAAGTCTTGACACATCTCAAAAATttgttcaaaattatttcgcttAAATCTATACTAGACTCCGTGAAGGTAATCATGCTTCGTTCTAAGAGAGTGAGAGCAAAAGGCGACGACTTACCAAACGCAAAGAAGCCTAAAGCGAGTACAGTCAATCAGAAGTCAATCGTAAATTACTTGACTCAGGCACGAACACCTTTGGATACTATGcagaataaaaaggaaaatgatgcAGCTGAGCACACGTCTGCTACATCCACTTCTGAAACAGGCAAGAAGAGAAGTGAACAAATAATACCTAATTACGTGTCTGATAAGTTATTATCTATTGAAAAACAGCTTTCTGCTAAAGTGCAGGATATTACTTTTCCATCATCTATTCCTTATATTTATAATCCACTCGAATATGCATTTGAAACACATGCCATGTACGTACGCAAGTACTGTACTGGtacaaagaaaattttgttCCTTGGAATGAACCCTGGACCATGGGGCATGTCGCAAACCGGTGTGCCGTTTGGCGAGATAAGCATGGTGCGCGATTGGCTGGAAATATCGGGTGCTGTTGGACATCCACCGAAGGAACATCCTGAACGAATAGTAACGGGATTCCAATGTCCACGTAGCGAAGTTAGCGGATTTAGATTATGGGGTCTCTTTCGACAATATTGTGGGAAGACGGAGAACTTCTTCCGACACGCATACATGCACAATTATTGTCCCCTTGCATTCATGGATGGCAGTGCTCGAAACATTACACCAGCAGAATTAAAGGCAATATTTATTGTCTCactatctttcttttcttttatgctAAATTATCTGTACTTTTCAGGGTGAAGCGCAGGAGATTTTACATAAGGCATGTGATAAATCCTTGATCGACATATCACGGCTCTTGAACATAGAGATTATCGTAGGTATTGGCAGATACGCCGAAAAAAGAGCACAGATTGCAGTCCAAACAGGCAAACTCAAAATAAAGGTAACGTATACAGCACGTTATACAATCTTCTGTATTTTTAATCACGATACATCAAGATTTTGTTTATGTGATGATTCAGGTAGTGTGTCTGCGACATCCCAGTCCAAGAGTTGTAGGTAATCAAAACTGGAATGTAATAGCTATGCAACAGTTAAGCGAGTCAGGATTGCTCAAGTATTTTGAGAAAGCAAAAGACAGCACAGTTTAAAACTTGCTGAAAATACAGTTAACATTTGAAAGCTATAAACGCAAACAGTTCTGTTCAAGACAATGCTTACGTTACTTACAAGAGATATTTcacaagaaaattaaaaatttcgttaaaaattgCTATCGGTATACTTTTAAAAAGATATCCAAATCGTATCACTGATGCGCAGAACAATAATACTTGTTATGGATAATTCGGCATGGATGGACATTGCATTACAAAAAGCCGAAGAATCTTTGAGAGCTGGCGAGGTCCCGGTCGgctgtttatttatatataataacgagATTATTGCGACGGGCAATAATACAGTGAACGAGACTTGTAATGCAACCCGTCACGCGGAAATCAATTGTATCGACCAAGTATTAAAGTTCTGTGAGGATAAGTCGATGGATTACAAGACGGTGTTTCGTAATCTCGATGTAATTGTCACGGTAGAGCCATGCATAATGTGTATGTCGGCATTGCTTCAACTACAAGTACGCAGTATTGTATATGGCTGTGCGAACGATCGTTTCGGCGGTTGCGTCAGCGTTCTCGAGGTACCAAAGTTTTACGATCCAAAGGTAGCGATAGAAGGTAACGTTAAAGGGGAAGCAGCTATGAGATTGCTTAAAGATTTTTACAAAGGCGTTAATCCAAACGTACCTCAATCAAAAGTCAAAAAGGGACGTAAGACGAAAGGAACCTCGTCAACACAGGAATAATCTTCCtcacatttaatatctttttttttttataacattacgTTTCTTTATGCAGGATTTAGTGTATCACAAACATAAGATGTTCCTTTCTGTTTTTAACAACTACGTATAATTATATGCTGCTCTGACGTATGAtttggtttttttttttactaaATTAGAGtacttttataattgtttgtactttaaatatataacatatacaaatacaataatactagaaaataatataagtccAAGGATTTGTTTCTATACGTTACATGTACCTCATTACCTCTATGTgtcattaaatgttttattttataattctttttattttataatacttctaatatttacacattatatatatacaattttatagaaaactACAACAAATATTCAACATTATAAGGGACTCACAATGTATATTGTTAACGACATTAATTGCACCAAGTCTTGTCCAATTCGCACTTTCCTTGGTACCATCTAATAAGTAATTGATTCCTTAGCGTGTAGTCCTTTAGCACCATATCTTTCGTCTGTGAAAAGCATATCCGATTAAAGGATTGAAGCTACACGAGAAGATATGTGAGAAGTTACTTACTATCGGAGGTGGAAAAATCCTATAAAAGTCCATTTGGTTTTGACGCTCGAGATAGGTCTGTGATAAAATGAGTTTTGTTTCCGGTGTGAAGCATGGCTTGCACAATTGACACTCTACACGGAAACAGTCGTCGCATTCCTTACAAAGCTCCGGCAGCACTACAATATTTTTGCTTGCTACTTCCATTTCTTCCTCCGCCTTACTTCTGTAATTTATATGGCaataatctaaatattttttatcacttttacTCAATtttacttagaagttgatatGAATtgcgtgttttatttttaaaaaattaaagatatttataatgtaataatgtaaacgTATagtttttatcttcttttcctttcgaTATCTATTTTCTCTTCGTTTTACCTTGTCCTCAAAGATTCCTTTCTGATCCTCTTGCCGATACCGACTAAAGCGAAGGTATTGAATATGACCTGTTCGTAAAGTAACTGATTAGGCGGGTAATGCGCGGAAGACAGATTCGGTGACATGTTCGCTTCCATCATGTAAACGTTCAAATCCTCGTCCAGAGCTAGGTCAAATCTCacgagctcaaagaaattcctGCCATTGCCGAAGCGCATGGCGATTTCTCTGATCTGAGTTTCCTTCATCAAGGCAACCTCCCGAATAGCGTCGTACACTCGCTCCCACATCTAAACAAGTAATTTGTTTTAAGTGCATTTAATATTCAACTTTTGCCTCTATATATCTTctgtttttcaaaataaaatggtatcttcttttatcttgaacattaatttatttttaaaataaaactattttactATACTACCTCCGCCGGGTTCTTCCTCTGCTCTCTGACGTACGCGTCGAATGAATCTTTCATCGAGTACCCAAGCTCGGTGTAGTATTTTCTCAGAGATGGCACGTTCCAAATCGGCAGGTAGTCATCGCCGACTACGTACTTGTCCAGGATTTCCGGATCGAACGGATAATACTTGATCGGGCAGAAGCGGAACAGCACGTCGCCCGTGTACACGTACACTCGCAACGGATCCACGGACGTGATGACGGTGTACACGCCGATGTCAAATTTGTAGCCGTCCACGAGAAACGGGCGCTCGATGAACTCCTGGACGAACGTGTCGCTGGTGCTGGTGAAGTTCATCGCGTCGCTACCGC encodes the following:
- the LOC105282389 gene encoding 60S ribosomal protein L3; the encoded protein is MSHRKFSAPRHGSMGFYPKKRSQRHRGKVKAFPKDDPSKPVHLTAFVGYKAGMTHVLREVDRPGSKVNKKEIVEAVTILEAPPMIVVGLVGYIETPHGLRALATVWAEHLSEDCRRRFYKNWYKSKKKAFTKASKKWQDDLGRKSIEADLKKIKKYCTVVRIIAHTQMKLLRQRQKKAHIMEIQLNGGTIEDKVQWAREHLEKPVPVNNVFTADEMIDVIGVTKGKGYKGVTSRWHTKKLPRKTHKGLRKVACIGAWHPSRVSFTVARAGQKGYHHRTEMNKKIYRIGQGIHTKDGKIVKNNASTEYDLTEKTITPLGGFPHYGEVNNDFVMIKGCCMGSKKRVITLRKSLLVHTKRSALEKINLKFIDTSSKFGHGRFQTAADKASFMGQLKKDRLREDQAQASSSAPNTAAAQ
- the LOC105282390 gene encoding single-strand selective monofunctional uracil DNA glycosylase; translation: MLRSKRVRAKGDDLPNAKKPKASTVNQKSIVNYLTQARTPLDTMQNKKENDAAEHTSATSTSETGKKRSEQIIPNYVSDKLLSIEKQLSAKVQDITFPSSIPYIYNPLEYAFETHAMYVRKYCTGTKKILFLGMNPGPWGMSQTGVPFGEISMVRDWLEISGAVGHPPKEHPERIVTGFQCPRSEVSGFRLWGLFRQYCGKTENFFRHAYMHNYCPLAFMDGSARNITPAELKGEAQEILHKACDKSLIDISRLLNIEIIVGIGRYAEKRAQIAVQTGKLKIKVVCLRHPSPRVVGNQNWNVIAMQQLSESGLLKYFEKAKDSTV
- the LOC105282386 gene encoding tRNA-specific adenosine deaminase 2 yields the protein MRRTIILVMDNSAWMDIALQKAEESLRAGEVPVGCLFIYNNEIIATGNNTVNETCNATRHAEINCIDQVLKFCEDKSMDYKTVFRNLDVIVTVEPCIMCMSALLQLQVRSIVYGCANDRFGGCVSVLEVPKFYDPKVAIEGNVKGEAAMRLLKDFYKGVNPNVPQSKVKKGRKTKGTSSTQE
- the LOC105282387 gene encoding tubulin polyglutamylase TTLL6 yields the protein MSSEERREKERATKETQCIIRSQIMSLKVKTALKIILSSVIGPLILYGIFYVYLHYQAHLGSSESVTIMRENRPKFWIYAKIRNDTGYLKHVYAVLKRLGFQESSNESNWDLLWAHDYPFRALSTSLSRLREHQRINHFPGCGYITNKVDLSTSRGGQYIPAAFKIPEDREAFLEYVRANPAKQFVQKSNDHRGIRIIRGGSDAMNFTSTSDTFVQEFIERPFLVDGYKFDIGVYTVITSVDPLRVYVYTGDVLFRFCPIKYYPFDPEILDKYVVGDDYLPIWNVPSLRKYYTELGYSMKDSFDAYVREQRKNPAEMWERVYDAIREVALMKETQIREIAMRFGNGRNFFELVRFDLALDEDLNVYMMEANMSPNLSSAHYPPNQLLYEQVIFNTFALVGIGKRIRKESLRTRSKAEEEMEVASKNIVVLPELCKECDDCFRVECQLCKPCFTPETKLILSQTYLERQNQMDFYRIFPPPITKDMVLKDYTLRNQLLIRWYQGKCELDKTWCN